In Thermodesulfovibrionales bacterium, the sequence TCAAGATGCTGACAGCGGCAGGTTCGGGCCATACCGGCGGTTCCCTCTCTGCAGTTGACATTGTCGCAGCACTCTATTTTTGTAAAATGAGACACCGACCGGACGATCCGTCCTGGAGGGAACGGGACCGCTTCATCCTGTCAAAGGGTCATGCTGCGCCGCTCCTCTATGCGGTGCTTGCCCTTGCGGGATACCTTGACAAGGATCTGCTGAAGACGCTCCGCCGGGTTGACAGCCCTCTCCAGGGGCATCCGAGTTCGAAGCTCCTCAAGGGTGTTGAGGTATCTACCGGTTCCCTGGGGCAGGGTCTTTCGATAGCGAACGGAATTGCCCTGGGGCTGAAGATGGATGGCCTTCCTTCACGTGTCTACTGCCTCATGGGCGACGGTGAACTGCAGGAAGGTCAGATTTGGGAGGCCGCGATGAGCGCTGCCCATTACCGGCTTGATAACCTCTGCGCCATCGTCGATAACAATGGCCTCCAGATAGACGGTCACTGCTGTGACGTGATGAATGTCGAGCCCATCACCGATAAGTGGCGCGGGTTTGGATGGAATGTGCTGGACATCGACGGACACAATATGGAGCAGATCCTGGGTGCCCTTGATGAGGCAGAGAAAATAAAGGGGATGCCGACCGTGATCGTGGCGCGCACAGTGAAGGGGAAAGGCGTCTCCTTTTTTGAAGGTAAGGCCGAATATCACGGCGTCACCCCGACAAGGGAAGAACTCGAAAGGGCATTGAAGGAGTTATAGCAGATGGGCGAAAGGACGGAGCAGAAAGAGCAGAAGACATCCTCCCTTTGTCCCCCCCTTAGCAAGGCGGGGCACGGGGCGGGGAAGCAGGCAGAAGCGACCCGCGATGCCTATGGGAAGGCACTCTTCGAACTCGGCAAGAGGAAGAGTGAAGTTGTCGTTCTTGACGCTGATTTGTCGGGTTCTACGAAGACGAAGAAGTTTGCCGATGCCTTCCCTGAGAGATTTTTCAACCTCGGTATCGCTGAGCAGGATATGATAGGCACGGCAGGTGGCCTTTCCCTTACCGGAAAGATACCCTTTGCGTCAACCTTTGCTATCTTCGAGACGGGGCGTGCGTGGGAACAAGTGCGGCAGACGATCTGTTACTCCCATCTTAATGTGAAGCTCGTTTCGACCCATGCGGGGATAACAGTCGGTGAAGACGGAGCGTCCCATCAGGCCCTGGAAGACATCGCCCTCATGAGGGTCATCCCTGATATGACCGTGATCGTCCCTGCTGACGGTACAGAGACGGAACAGGTGATCAGCGCTGTCGCAGAATACTCCGGTCCTGTCTATGTGAGACTCGGAAGGGCAAAGGTCCCTGCTGTTCTCCCCGACGATTATACCTTCCGGATCGGAAGGGCCTATGCCTTCCATCTCGGGAAAGACGCGAACATCCTGGCAACGGGAATCATGGTCTCTGTTGCCCTCGACGCAAGGAAGATACTGGAGGCTGACGGATTGGACGTCGGCGTCGTAAATGTTTCGACAATAAAACCGCTCGATGAGGATGCTGTGCTCAGGGCGGCCGAAGCGAAACTGATTGTTACGGCAGAGGAACACTCGATCATCGGCGGCCTCGGCAGTTCGGTCTGCGAGCTTCTTTCGGACAGGAAACCGATGATGGTGAAGCGGATCGGCGTGAGGGATACCTTCGGCCGTTCAGGCAAGCCCGATGAGCTGATGCAATACTACGGATTAACAGCAGAGGAGATTGCTAGGACCATCAAGACATCTCTATGATACACTTTCAGGATGTATCGAAATACTATGCTACGAACACGGCCCTGAGGAACATAAACCTCTCCTTTAAGAAGGGCGAGATGGCATTCATCACAGGGCCGAGCGGCGCAGGGAAGTCTACCCTCCTTAGGCTTATCTATGCAGCAGAATTCCCTGATTCAGGAAAGATATCCGTTGCCGGCTGGCAGTCAGACACCCTCAACGGTTCCGGTATCCCTCTTTTGCGGAGAAATATAGGGGTTGTGTTTCAGGACTTCAGGCTCCTCGACAATAAGAATGTTCTCGATAATGTGGCGTTGGCATTGCGGGTGAGGAATGTGCCTGAAAGGGAAGTGAGGGAACGGGTCCTCGATACCCTCAAAATGGTGAACCTCAGGCACAAGACAGACAGTTATCCCTCTTCCCTGTCCGGCGGTGAGCAGCAGAGGGTTGTGATAGCGCGCGCAATTGCCGGAGAACCGATCATCCTCCTTGCCGACGAACCGACAGGCAATCTCGATCCCGATACCGCTTCTGGAATCATGAGGATCTTTAAAGAGATCAATGCGAAGGGAACGACCATCATTATCGCCACCCATAACAGGGAGCTTTACCGGGACAGCGGCAAACGGGTCATAAAGATTGACAGCGGTTCTCTCGCGGGAGAGTTTTTTGGGTAGGGGTATGCCGTATTTTATAAGAGTTGCGCTCAGGAGTCTCCTTCGCGAACGGTGGGTCAATCTCCTCTCGATCCTGACCATTGCGATGGGGCTGCTCGTGATCTCCCTCGTGGCCCTCGTCATCTACAATGTCGACCTTCTGACGAGGAGGCTGCCTGAGAAGTTCTCCGTTGTGGCCTATCTGAAGGACGGCGTCTCTGAACAGGAGGCGCTTCAGATCGCGGCATCCCTGAGAAGGCATAACAGTGTCGAGAAAGTCAGATACATCTCAAAGGCCGAGGCAATAAAGGAGCTGAGGTCTTCAGTGAGGGACGCTGATTATATCCTTGAAGGTCTGAGCGAAAACCCCCTCCCCGCCTCTCTCGAGATACGGCTGAGGAAAGAGGCCGTAGGTCCTGAATCCGTCAAGGCCTTTGCTGATGAAATAAAGAAGATGACAGGGATAGAGGATCTGCAGTATGGCGAGAAATTTCTCCTCTCGATTCATTCCCTGCGGGCGGGTGTGAAGACCGTAGGCCTTATCCTCACGCTCGTTATGGCTGCCGGCGTAATCTTCATATGTTACAGCACTGTCAAGATACTCTTTTACCGCAGGAAAGAAGAGATCGAGACACTGAAACTCCTGGGCGCTACCCGGGGATTCATACGGGTGCCTTTCCTTGTTGAAGGAGGGGTCATCGGGGCTTCGGGCAGCGGTATCAGTCTGTTCATTGTCCTCGCTCTTTACCAGGGCGTTTTTAAATCGTTGAGCGTGGCAGCTCCTCTCTTCGGCGCTGTCCTCTTCCCTCCGGAGGTCCTGGTATCGATACCTTTTGCAGGCCTTTTCCTTGGGATTACCGGGGCGCTTATAGCTGTCGGAAGGATACGATATTAGGGTTGAAGCCTTGCAGGTTCCTGACCACGGGATACGAAAGGACCAATGAATCAAGGAGCAACGGGAAAGGGGAAAGGGGGAAATTCTGGGGCCTCCCTCCTGTTGGCCGCGGCCTGGTGCCTTCCTTTTCTCTTCAGTCTCTTCTTCTCTCTCTTCCCCCCATCTGCAAGGGTCTTTGCCGAAGGCCCGAAAGAGCAGTACAAGAAGATCCAGAAGGAGATGGAGGAGCACAGGCGCGGACTTGAAGACGCGAAGAAAAAGGAACATTCCGTCCTGGAAGAGATCGATACCGTGAACATGAGAATGGATGCTATTGAGGCGGAGTTAAGAAAGCAGCGCCTGAGGATTCACCGGACAGAGTCAGAAATAACGAAGGTCGAAGCCGAGATATCTGTAAACCGGGAAGAACTCAGCAGGAAAAAGGCATGGATGAGGAGAAAACTCCGCACGATGCAGAGGTATGGCCAGTCATACGAATTATTGCTTCTCATGGCCGGGGCAGACGATATGGCGCAGATCATGAGGCGGTGGAAGTATCTTGAAGTCATGACGCTCCAGGAACGGAGGGCGATCGACGGCTACGTGAGTGCGTTGAGGGCGCTCGAAGAAAGGGAAGGACAGCTTCAGAATCTTCGCGCCGACCTGAAGAGGAGCGAAGAGCGACTCAGGCTCACCGAGGAGGCCTTTTCTGAAAAAAGGCGGGAAAGGGAGCATCTTCTGGTATCGGTGAGGAGCGAGAAGTCATCTCACGAGAAGATGCTCAGCGAACTGCAGGAGGCGGCGAAAAGGCTCCGCGATGTAATACGGAGGCTTGAAGAGAAGGAAACCTACGAGGGCATGGGCTTTGCGGCCCTTAAAGGGAAATTGCCGTGGCCAGTGGCCGGCAAGGTTGCCATTCCCTACGGAACCCAAAAGGACCCCCGGTTTAATACCCCCGTCTTCCGGAACGGGATCTATATCAAGACCGAGGATGATACTATCAAGGCAGTGCAGGGGGGCAAGGTTGTCTTCGCAGAATGGTTCAAGGGCTATGGGAACCTTCTGATCCTGAACCACGGTGAAGGCTATCACACCCTCTATGCAAATCTCTCAGAGATTTTTTTTGGCGTTGGAGATATAATAAAACAGTATGCAGTTGTCGGAAGGGTAGGAGAGTCGGGGATGTTGAATGCCCCCTCCCTTTATTTTGAGATCAGGTATAAGGGAAAGCCGCTCGACCCTGTTCAATGGCTGAAGAGAAGATAGATGGAGGTCTAAGAGAAGATGTTAGAGAGCAGGAAACGGATACTGATCACGTGGGTCTTTATTCTGGCCGTGGCAATGGCAGGCGTTGTCGTGGGCAGGTGGTCGATAGGGCGTGTGAGTGCCGAGGTTGACGGGTATGAAAATATCAGAATATTCACCGAGGTCCTTTCGATCGTCAAGAAGAATTATGTCGACGATGTCAAGACCAAGGATCTCATCTATGGAGCGGTGAAAGGCATGCTGAGTTCCCTTGATCCCCACTCGGGATTCATGCCCCCTGATGCTTACAAGGAGATGCAGGTTGATACGAAGGGCGAATTCGGCGGCATCGGCATACAGATCGGCATAAAAGACAACCTCCTCACCGTCATTGCACCCATTGATGATACCCCTGCCTATCGTGCCGGCATAAAGGCTGGCGACAAGATCGTTAAGATCAATGACCAAAGCACGAGGGACATGGCGCTCCATGACGCCGTAAGCAAAATGAGGGGACCAAAGGGGACAACGGTCAAGATAAGCGTTATGCGGGAGGGCTGGAAGGAACCCCAGGATTTCACCATTGAGAGGGATATTATCAAGGTGAAGAGCGTGAAGTCAAAGGTGCTGGAAGAGGGGATTGGCTATGTAAAGATCACTCAGTTTCAGGAGCAGACGGCGAACGATCTGGCTACTGCCCTTGGTAAGCTGAACGAGGAAAAGATTAATTCTCTGATCCTCGACCTCAGGAACAATCCCGGCGGGCTTCTCAATAGTTCCGTTGATGTGACGAGCCAATTCCTGCCTGCCGAAAAACTTGTTGTGTATATCAAAGACAGGGCGGGCGAGAAGACCGAGTACAAAACAGGTTCCCGATACGTCTCCTATGACAAACTCACGATGATCGTCCTCGTCAACCAGGGAAGCGCAAGCGCATCTGAGATCGTCTCCGGCGCGTTGAAAGACTGGCACAGGGCGGTAATCATGGGAGTCCAGACCTTCGGGAAAGGATCGGTCCAGAGTGTTATCCCTCTCAGTGATGGGTCAGGTCTCAGGCTTACGACGGCCCGTTATTATACGCCGAGCGGAACCTCGATCCAGTCGACAGGCATTACTCCTGATATCACGGTGAAACAGGAGGTAAAGAACGGTGAAAAAGAGCACGCTGTTATCAGGGAAAAGGATCTTGAGAGACATCTCAAGAATGAACAGAAAGATGAAAGGCTCCAGCCTGAGCAGGAGACTGCCCCGATGACGGAAGTATCTGAAAAGGACGACCTGCAGCTCCAGCGGGCGGTCGACCTTCTGAAGACCTGGAAGGTATTCAGGGAACTGCCCAAGGCATCGTAACAGACGGGTCTGGCAGTAAGGAGTCGGAAGGGATGAGCTTCGGTAGCGGCCAAGATTGCGGTCTTAATCCCTTGCCCTGACTCCTGAGCATTGATGTCCCGGATCATATTCGACATAGAGACCGTCGGAAAAGACTTCGATTCCCTTGACAAGGCTACGCAGGAATATCTCCTCAGATGGACTGCTACAGAAGAAGACATTCAGGGAGTGAAGGAGAGTCTTTCCTTTTATCCGCTGACAGGAGAGATCATAGCGATAGGCATGCTGAACCCGGATTCGATGAAAGGGGCGGTCTATTTCCAGTCTCCTAACGATCTTCTTTCGGGCTTCGACGAAGAGGGCATCGCCTTCAGGCCCTGCACCGAGGAAGAGATACTCAAGAATTTCTGGGATGTTATCAGGATCTATGACCAGTTTATCACGTTCAACGGCAGGGGTTTCGACTGTCCCTTCATCATGATCAGGTCAGCCGTTTACAGGATAAAGCCCACAAGGGACCTTATGCCCAACCGCTATAGCGGGCCTCACATCGACCTCCTGGACCAGCTCACCTTTTACGGGGCGTCAAGAAGAAGATTCAGCCTCGACCTGTGGTGCAAAACCTTTGGTATCAAGAGCCCGAAATCAGAGGGCATAACGGGATACGAGGTCAGTGACCTCTTTCATTCGGGTCGATATGTCGAGATCGCGAAATACTGTTTCGGAGACATGAGAGCAACGAAGGAACTCCTTGCATACTGGGAAAACTATATACGCTTTTCTCTGGACAAGACAGAGAGGGGAAGAAGTCCGTCCACATTATTATAACCACAGAGATGCGGTGACAGCTCTGCGGTTCAGGAGGAGATATCTTGTTTCACGATATTCATGAAGAGTGCGGTGTATTCGGGGTTTTCAACCATCCTGAGGCGTCGAACCTCACCTATCTCGGCCTTTACGCGC encodes:
- a CDS encoding transketolase family protein, whose translation is MGERTEQKEQKTSSLCPPLSKAGHGAGKQAEATRDAYGKALFELGKRKSEVVVLDADLSGSTKTKKFADAFPERFFNLGIAEQDMIGTAGGLSLTGKIPFASTFAIFETGRAWEQVRQTICYSHLNVKLVSTHAGITVGEDGASHQALEDIALMRVIPDMTVIVPADGTETEQVISAVAEYSGPVYVRLGRAKVPAVLPDDYTFRIGRAYAFHLGKDANILATGIMVSVALDARKILEADGLDVGVVNVSTIKPLDEDAVLRAAEAKLIVTAEEHSIIGGLGSSVCELLSDRKPMMVKRIGVRDTFGRSGKPDELMQYYGLTAEEIARTIKTSL
- a CDS encoding peptidoglycan DD-metalloendopeptidase family protein — protein: MNQGATGKGKGGNSGASLLLAAAWCLPFLFSLFFSLFPPSARVFAEGPKEQYKKIQKEMEEHRRGLEDAKKKEHSVLEEIDTVNMRMDAIEAELRKQRLRIHRTESEITKVEAEISVNREELSRKKAWMRRKLRTMQRYGQSYELLLLMAGADDMAQIMRRWKYLEVMTLQERRAIDGYVSALRALEEREGQLQNLRADLKRSEERLRLTEEAFSEKRREREHLLVSVRSEKSSHEKMLSELQEAAKRLRDVIRRLEEKETYEGMGFAALKGKLPWPVAGKVAIPYGTQKDPRFNTPVFRNGIYIKTEDDTIKAVQGGKVVFAEWFKGYGNLLILNHGEGYHTLYANLSEIFFGVGDIIKQYAVVGRVGESGMLNAPSLYFEIRYKGKPLDPVQWLKRR
- a CDS encoding ribonuclease H-like domain-containing protein — its product is MSRIIFDIETVGKDFDSLDKATQEYLLRWTATEEDIQGVKESLSFYPLTGEIIAIGMLNPDSMKGAVYFQSPNDLLSGFDEEGIAFRPCTEEEILKNFWDVIRIYDQFITFNGRGFDCPFIMIRSAVYRIKPTRDLMPNRYSGPHIDLLDQLTFYGASRRRFSLDLWCKTFGIKSPKSEGITGYEVSDLFHSGRYVEIAKYCFGDMRATKELLAYWENYIRFSLDKTERGRSPSTLL
- the ftsE gene encoding cell division ATP-binding protein FtsE, whose protein sequence is MIHFQDVSKYYATNTALRNINLSFKKGEMAFITGPSGAGKSTLLRLIYAAEFPDSGKISVAGWQSDTLNGSGIPLLRRNIGVVFQDFRLLDNKNVLDNVALALRVRNVPEREVRERVLDTLKMVNLRHKTDSYPSSLSGGEQQRVVIARAIAGEPIILLADEPTGNLDPDTASGIMRIFKEINAKGTTIIIATHNRELYRDSGKRVIKIDSGSLAGEFFG
- a CDS encoding S41 family peptidase — translated: MLESRKRILITWVFILAVAMAGVVVGRWSIGRVSAEVDGYENIRIFTEVLSIVKKNYVDDVKTKDLIYGAVKGMLSSLDPHSGFMPPDAYKEMQVDTKGEFGGIGIQIGIKDNLLTVIAPIDDTPAYRAGIKAGDKIVKINDQSTRDMALHDAVSKMRGPKGTTVKISVMREGWKEPQDFTIERDIIKVKSVKSKVLEEGIGYVKITQFQEQTANDLATALGKLNEEKINSLILDLRNNPGGLLNSSVDVTSQFLPAEKLVVYIKDRAGEKTEYKTGSRYVSYDKLTMIVLVNQGSASASEIVSGALKDWHRAVIMGVQTFGKGSVQSVIPLSDGSGLRLTTARYYTPSGTSIQSTGITPDITVKQEVKNGEKEHAVIREKDLERHLKNEQKDERLQPEQETAPMTEVSEKDDLQLQRAVDLLKTWKVFRELPKAS
- a CDS encoding transketolase, whose protein sequence is MSQPSPRAKDIPCLCGYARDLRIEILKMLTAAGSGHTGGSLSAVDIVAALYFCKMRHRPDDPSWRERDRFILSKGHAAPLLYAVLALAGYLDKDLLKTLRRVDSPLQGHPSSKLLKGVEVSTGSLGQGLSIANGIALGLKMDGLPSRVYCLMGDGELQEGQIWEAAMSAAHYRLDNLCAIVDNNGLQIDGHCCDVMNVEPITDKWRGFGWNVLDIDGHNMEQILGALDEAEKIKGMPTVIVARTVKGKGVSFFEGKAEYHGVTPTREELERALKEL
- a CDS encoding permease-like cell division protein FtsX, with the translated sequence MPYFIRVALRSLLRERWVNLLSILTIAMGLLVISLVALVIYNVDLLTRRLPEKFSVVAYLKDGVSEQEALQIAASLRRHNSVEKVRYISKAEAIKELRSSVRDADYILEGLSENPLPASLEIRLRKEAVGPESVKAFADEIKKMTGIEDLQYGEKFLLSIHSLRAGVKTVGLILTLVMAAGVIFICYSTVKILFYRRKEEIETLKLLGATRGFIRVPFLVEGGVIGASGSGISLFIVLALYQGVFKSLSVAAPLFGAVLFPPEVLVSIPFAGLFLGITGALIAVGRIRY